A window of Staphylococcus lloydii genomic DNA:
TTGGCAAGACTATTTGCCAAAGATGGTTATGATGTTGCAATGTCAGGTTCAAGTGAAAGAATTTATGATTCTGCAAAAGAAATTGAAAAATTAGGTGTTGAAACATATCCATTTCAAGCCGATGCTGCAACTTATGAAGGAGTAGAAGATTTTTGGCGTTTCGTTGAAAATAAAAACCGCCGAATCGACGCAGCAGTTTTAAATGTTGGTATTAGTATCGGTGGTGCATTTTTAGAAAATGATTTAGCTGAAGAGTTAAAACTTATAGATATTAATATTTCAGGAATGGTGCATATGGCTAAAAGAGTTTCACAACATATGGCCAAAAATAAATCTGGGGACATTTTAATTGTATCGTCATTATCAGCTACGTTACCTACACCATATGAAACAGTCTATGGACCGTCGAAAGCATTTGGATTTATGTTTGCTGAAGCGTTAAGAGAAGAATTAAAAGAAAATAATATTAACGTAACTGCTATGTTGCCCGGTGCAACAAATACAGATTTTCACCATAATGCTGGTATGGATGCCACGTATTTTGGAGATGAAAACCATAAAAATGATAAACAACTTGTTGCTGAACAAGGGTATGAAGCATTAAAACAAAGAATCGATCACGTTGTATGTGGAGATGAAGCTACAAAAAAAGAGGCAGAAGAAAATAGAAGAACAGCAGAAGATGTTAAAGCGGCTAGACATGCAGAAAAAGCGAAACCACAATAAAATCAATATACATTTGGGATTTATAGAAAAGAAATATAGTAGGGCGTATCTTTAAAAATAATGAGATACGCCCTACGTTTATTATAAAAATGTTTTTACAATAAACGCATTTTGCATGTTCAATAATTGGAATTATCATTTACCAGATAATAGTCTTCGATGAATTTAAAATAACTTATTTGCTTAGCAATTAACAAAACAAGACTATCAAGCGTATAGAAGAGAAAATAGACTCGTCGCTAATTGATAATTGTTTTCAATTACTGTATTATAATATTGTGTTAAGTTTTAAATTAATATGAATAATATAAAAATGAATGCTGCTAAACAAAATCTTATATGTGGTTTGGATAATTTATTTTTCCAGTACATATGTAATAGAAAATTCTAAAAATATTATTTTGTTATTTAATATATTAAAAAGGCAGTTTTAGTGGGATATTAAAAATCAGAATTTTCAAAAACTTAACCGAGTATTTCTCAAGTTAATAGAGTGTTGAGAGTCAGAGAATGTTGTATTTATTGAATAGTGAACAACTTCATGTATTGCAAATTCAGACTATTATTAAAGGAGTTAGATTATGAACAAATTATCAGTTAAAGATTTAATTACAGTAGGTATTTTTACAGCAATTTATTTAGTAGTATTCTTTGTAACTTTTATGATTGGATATATACCATTTTTAATTCCGTTTTTAGGATTAATTTGCCCGATCATATGTGGTATTCCTTTTATCCTATATGTTATGAAAATAGACAAGTTTGGCATGGTGACATTGACAGGCACTATTTTAGGTATTGCTTTTACAGTAATGGGTAGTGGCTTAATTATGATACCATTCGGTATTCTTTGCGGTTTAATCGGAGATTTATTGATGAAATCTGGAAATTATAAAAATTGGAAATCTATTACGTGGGGATATGCAATTTTCTCTCTTTGGATGATGGGATTTGTAGTAAGAATGTTTATCGCAAGAGATCAATACTTTAAAGAAATCGCTAAGTCATACGGACAAGATTATGTGGATATCTTAGAATCTATTACCCCTATATGGACATTACCAGTAATGTTTATTTTAACGATAATTGGTGGACTTATTGGTGCATGGTTAGGTAAGAAAATGTTTGGTAAACATTTTAAAAAGGCGGGACTAGTATGAAGGTGACGGCTGATCCATTAGTAGATTATAGAAATATTGTTGCGAAACTAGATCCTAGAACAAAGATAGCGTTAACGATTACGATAAGTACAATTTTAATATCTAGTGGTAGTTCGCAAAGTATTTTAAGAATTTGTTTGTCATTATTTTCTCTCTCATTATTATTATCGATTCATAAAATAAGCTTATTTATAAAATGTACTATTACTTTTTTGGTGCTTATATTGATTCAAAATTTCGTCGTTCCATATTCTGAAGGTATGTTTAAGTTTGTGCTTTTAGCTTTTGTTGGCATATTTATGAATATGTTTCCGGGATTTATTGTTGGATATTACACATTATTTTCTACAAAGATAAGTGAATTTATAGCAGCTATGGAAAAAATGAAATTACCAAGAAATATTATCATCCCGATATCGGTAATTTTTAGATTCTTTCCAACGATTGCTGAAGAATATAGAAATATTAATTATGCGATGAAAATGCGTGGTATTACGTTTTCAAACAATTTTCTTAAAATGATTGAATATAGGATGATACCACTCATTATATCTGTTGTACAAATTGGAAATGATCTTTCTTTTACAGCGATGACAAGAGGGGTTGATTCGCCATATAAAAGGACAAATATATGCGTCGTAAGATTTAAAATGCTAGATATCTTTCTATTAATCGTATTAATAATGTTATGGATTATATATTTTAAGGAGAAGTTATTCAATGATTAAATTTGATGATGTGACTTTTAACTATGCTTCTTCAAGAGAAACAGCTATCAAAAATGTATCACTTCAAATTAAACAAGGTGAATTAGTTGTGCTTTGTGGAAAATCAGGTAGTGGTAAATCTACAATTACAAAATTGATAAATGGATTAATTCCTAAAGTTCAAAATGGTGAAATAAGTGGTCACGTTTATATTGACGGTCAAAATATTTCAGAAATTGAAATGTATCAGTTATCGCAAATGGTTGGAAGTGTGTTCCAAAATCCCAAAACGCAATTTTATAACGTTGATACGACGAGTGAACTAGCATTTAATATGGAAAATCAAGGAATAGATAAAGAAGTCATTATTGAAAAGATTAAAACAGTGATGAACAGATTTAAAATAGAGCACTTGTTAAATCGTAATATATTCGAATTGTCAGGTGGTGAGAAACAAATTATTGCGTGTGCTTCTGTACTTATTTCTAACCCTGAAGTAATCGTACTAGACGAACCTTCATCAAATTTGGATATGTTTAGTATTAAAAAATTGAAAGAAATGATTTGCTATTTAAAGAAGCATGGCAAAACAATCGTACTTATTGAACATCGCATGGATTATATTATAAATTATGCAGATTCTATTTATTATATGGACAATGGAGAAATACATACACGTTATTATGCAGACGAATTCAAAGCACTCAATTGTCACAAATTAGAAAGTATGGGGGTTAGACATGATAAACAAACGCAATTCATATGTGAACCCAAATCGGAATCTGATGTAATGGTAATGCATGACTTTACATATGCGTACGATAAATTTAGTAAAGATAAACAGTTAGAAATGAATTCAGTAACAATACCAAGAAGAGAAGTCGTTGCGATAATTGGGGATAACGGGAGTGGCAAGTCAACCTTTGCCAAATGTCTGTGTGGTTTACCAAAGCATTTCAATGGCCATGTGACTTATGACAACAGACGGCTCAAGAAGAAGCAATTATTAAAGTATAGCTATATGGTCTTCCAAGATGTGAATACGCAATTATTTACAGAAAACTTAAATCAAGAATTGCAACTACTAGATGTTCAGGTAACTGAATCACAAGTCGATGACCTGTTAGGAAATGTGAACTTATTGAATAAAAAATATGAACATCCGTTATCACTTTCTGGAGGGGAAAAACAAAGAATTGCAATCGCTACTGCGATATTAAGCGACAAAGAAATCATTATTTTTGATGAGCCTACCTCAGGGCTAGATTTATATCATATGAAAAAAATTGCGGAAATGATTAAGGACTTACATGACCAAGGTAAGCAAATTTTTATTATTACACATGATAAATCTTTGATATTAGAAATATGTACTTATGTATTACATTTTGCAGATGGGCGTATTGTGAATCAATTCGCTTTAAATCATCAAGGCATGGAGCAATTAAATGATTACTTTGATGTATAAAACGTGGCAATGAGAGGAGCCAGTATATATGAACACCAATGAACATTGGATAAAATCATTATTTGAATTTGGTAAAGATGCAAAATTTAAAATTATTTTATCTGTATTATTGTCTATTATTAGTGTGTTTTCTGGATTAATACCTTATTGGACAGTTTACAAAATTATTCTAGCAATAATTAAAGGCAATCAAGAATTTAATCAAGTTGTTCTTTATATTAGTATCGCAATAAGCGCTTATATTATACAAGTTGTATGCTTCGGTAGTTCAACAATGTTATCGCATGTTACAGCCTACGATATCTTATCCAATATAAGAAAACAGTTAGCTCAAAAGTTAATGCGCTTGCCTTTAGGCGTTGTAGAATCAAAAAAAATTGGTGAACTTAAAAGTATATTTGTCGATAAAGTTGAAACGATCGAATTACCTTTAGCACATATTATTCCGGAAGTTATTGGAAACTTGTTACTTTCAATTTCTATATTTGTATATATTGTGATTATAGATTGGCGTATGGCCTGTGCTATGTTGATTACAATTCCGATAGCATTTTTTGCATTCAAAAAATTGATGTCTGGGTTTAATGAAACATACGAAGAACAAATGGCTTCAAATAATTATATGAATAGTTCAATCGTTGAATATATAGAAGGTATAGAAGTTATAAAAGCATTTAATCAATCTCAAAATTCATATAAAAAGTATAAAGACTCAGTAGATGCATACAAAACACATACTTTAAATTGGTTTAAAAGTACGTGGGGTTATATGAACTTAGGGGCAAGCATTCTTCCTTCAACTTTTCTAGGAGTGCTACCACTTGGTATGTATTTGATTTCAATAGACCAACTTACTTACGCAGAATTTTTTCTGTGCTTAGTATTGTCTTTAGGTGTTGTAGCACCAATCAAGAATTTTACTAACTATGTGAATCAATTGAAGTCTATCCAATATGCGATTGTGGAAGTACGAAAAGTATTGAGTTTAAAAGATCTAGAAATTTCTGACCAATATAAAGAACCACGACATAATGAAATTACATTTAATGATGTTAGGTTTTCTTATACAAATGATAAAGATAACTTAGTATTTAATCATTTATCATTTACAATTCCTGAAAAGTCTTTTACTGCAATCGTTGGTGCATCGGGTAGTGGTAAGTCAACAATTGCTAAACTTTTATCTAGGTATTGGGATGTTACATCAGGTGAAATTGATATTGGTGGCATAAACATTAAAGATATTGAACCTAAGAAACTTAATGAATTAGTGGGTTTTGTAGGACAAGATAATTATTTATTAAATCTTACTTTTAAAGAAAATATTAAACTTGGAAATCCAGAAGCAACAGATGAAGCGGTTGAAAAAGCAGCAGAGTTAGCACAGTGTCATGAATTTATTGAAAAGTTACCGCATGGTTACGATACTAATGTGGGTTCTGTCGGAGATAAATTATCTGGCGGTGAAAAACAACGCGTCACAATTGCCAGAATGATATTAAAAGACGCGCCTATAATTGTATTAGATGAAGCGACAGCTTATGTTGACCCAGATAATGAACAAAAAATTCAAGCCGCTTTAAATACTTTGACTCATAACAAAACGGTTATCGTTATTGCTCACAGATTATCGACAATTACACAAGCAAATCAAATTATTGTCTTGGGTGACCAACAAATTATTGAAAAAGGAACTCATACTAAATTATTGGAGAAGAAAGGCCAATATAAAAAAATGTGGGATGTGCACATAGGGACAAAAGATTGGGGGGTATCTTCTTAATTTGTAAAAAGTTCAAATCTAAAGGAGGTAAAAAATGTTTCATATTACATTTAAGATTTTAAAATGGGCAATACCTTATAGAACAAGAATGATACTAGGTTTTGTCATGTCCTTTGTTAATTCTATTTTTATTGCACTCCCGATTTTCTTAGCTGCACAAGTATTTAACCGTGTCTTGTCCAATAAACAGATTGCGATGTATGAAGTTATGGCTGTATTAGGAATTATGATTTTATTAGTGTTAGCAAGATTTGTTACAGCATACATGAAGAACAGACTTCAAGAAAGTATTGCCTATGAAATGAGCGCGAAAGAACGTTTGAACATTGGTGATAAGTTAAAAGATGTAAGGTTAGGTTACTTTGAAGATAACCAGACAAATGAATTAGCAACGGTTGTAACTACGGATTTAACATTTTTAGAAAATTATGCAATGAAAATGGTAGATATCGTCGTAAATGGCTACATATTAATTACAGTACTACTTTTATCATTACTAGTTGTATCTTGGGAAGTTTCTTTATTAGTGTTAATCGGCATAGTCTTATCTCTGGCGAGCATTCATCTATTAGAAAAAAAGAGTCACCAAAATGCGCCACAATACCATTATGTTCAAAATCAACTTGTTGAAAAAGTATTAGAAGTGGTTAGAGGTATACAAGTTATTAAATCGTTCTCAAAGGAAAATGCAAGTCTTCAAAGTTTTAATAAAGCAGTAGATGAAAGTAAACGAATCAATTCTAAAATTGAATTACAGTATATTCCATATAATTTACTACATTTGTTAAGTTTAAAAGTAATATCTATAGTTATTGTATTAGTAGCATGTTTACTCTATATGAATCAAAGTATCGATTTATCAACGCTCATTATGATTTCTATCTTTTCGTTTGTTATTTTTGAAAGTGTGGAGAATGTAAATAGTGCAGCCCATGTACTAGAAATGATAGATATGACCTTAAATGACATTGAGGAAATTAATAAAGCGCCTATATTAGATGAAAAAGGAAAAAATATAGAGATTAATCATTATGATATTGAATTTGAAAACGTTAGTTTTTCATATGGAGATAAACAAGTTATTAAAGACGTTAATTTTAAAGTAGGTTCACATACATCTACCGCTATTATAGGCCCTTCAGGAAGTGGGAAATCGACACTTTGTAATTTATTGTTAAGATTTTATGATGTAGATGAAGGAGCTATCCGACTTGGTGGTATTGATATTAGAAATATGACGCTTAGCACCCTTATGTCTCAGATTAGTGCAGTATTTCAAAAAGTATACTTATTTAATGACACAATCGAGAATAACATATTATATGGAAAACCAAATGCAAGTAAAGAAGAAGTGGTAGCAGCTGCTAAACAAGCATGTTGTCATGATTTTATAATGTCATTGCCAGATGGATATCAGACAATGGTGAATGAAAAAGGTAATAATTTATCTGGTGGAGAAAAACAAAGAATATCAATTGCGAGAGCTATATTGAAAGATGCACCGATAATAATTTTGGATGAAGCAACTGCAAGTATTGATCCAGAAAACGAACACCTCATACAAAGTGCGATTGATGAATTAAGTAAAGGAAAAACAGTGATTACCATAGCACATAAAATTGGAACGATTAAAAATGCTAATGAAATAATCGTACTAAACGAGGGTGAAATCACTCAAAAAGGTGTTCATAATACATTGATTAATGAGTCTGGAATATATCAAAACTTCATTAAGACTAAGACACAATCAGAAGGCTGGAGACTGTAAATTATGCGTAAACAAATAGGTATTATAGGAGGAAACGGTGCGCCAGTGAGAAGGGAAAAGATAATAAAGAGAGTACCACTTAATTAATTATATTAAATTCAAAAAACCGTCAATTTCTATTTAATTTCAGTAGAAATTGACGGTTTTTTATTATCTTTTACTTTATCACTTTCTGTGTTTTTTTCCACTTTGTCAGGAATTAACATATTGGCTGATCTGCAGTTAAAACCAGCACTATATTTTTTTGAAAATTAAACATTCCTTTTTTATTCATTTTATTGCTCTATTCAATGAGCATAAACGTTAAAAATAATAGCATATTCAAATAGTTGTGCATATTTAAAATGTATTTAAATAAAATTTATTGCATTAATAAAGAGTACATTATTTAATGGTTGTAAATTTTATGTAATTATATTGTATTAAAAATTTTAAAAGCGTATAATATTATTTGTTGTAGGGAATCATTTTAAATACAAAATTAATAATAATAATAGCGATTAACTTGAACATCATTTAATAAAAATTAATTAGTAGTAATGCAATAGAAAAAGGAGATTTATATGGAGAAAAATTTAAAAAACAGAGATTTTCGATTAGAAAGTATACATTTGGAGCGGGTTCCGTACTTATAGGATTAAGTCTTTCATTTGTTGTACATACAACTAAAGTTGAAGCAGCTGAAACAGTAACAAATGTACAAACCAATATAGGTCATAAATCAGATGTCAATAACAATGTTGATACAGATAGTACAAACAAAAATAGTGAAAATGAGCAAGTCAATACTGAAAATCCAACTACTCAAGCATCAGATAATGCCTCGGAAAACAAACCTCAACAGTCAGCAAATAAAACTAACTTAAATCAAGATGCCAACCAATTAAAAAATAGTGAAAGTATCCCGGAAAAACAGAATGTTGAAGATGAGCAAGTAGCTGAAAACGCCAATGCAACGAAAACAGTAGAAAAACCTGTAACTGAAAGTTCAAAAAAAGAAGAAAAGACTGAAGAAAATAACGTAAATGACACAAATAAAAATAATACTGAAAATAATGTGAAAGACACAGAGGAAAATAATCAAAATAAAACTGAAGATAATGTAAAAGATACAGTTAAAAGCACTCAAAGTAATGCTAAAGATAACGTAAAAGATACAGATGAAAACAAACAAAATAATGCTGAAAATAAAACTACAGAAGTACAAAGTGAAGATAAATTAACTACTAATGAAAAAGAAAGCACTTTAAATGCAAATAGTAAAGAAGACACTATAAAACAACCTAAAGAAAGTAATAAGTTGTCTGAAACAAGTAGTGAAGCAGATAATCATAAAATAGCTAATATCGCCAGTGCTGATAATAGCCAAAATGATGATGTATCAAGCTTATCATCAACAAATAAGCTTAATACGAACAGTCAAAATGAAGTAAGTAAAAGCGATGTGTCTAATCAATCAAATAATGACAACTCAAAGTCACCGTCAACTACTGATACACAAATAAAACAACCAGTAACAACACGATCTGTAAAAAAATTAGCTGTAAATAATAAACTTGTGTCTGCTGCTAGCACAACAACAGTACAAACAGTGGACAAAAACAATTTTGGTAATTATTTTAATGTAGGTGGTAATGCCTCATATAATTCCTCTACAGGCATCGTAACTTTAACGCAAAATGCAAGAACACAAAAAGGTAATATGTCCTTAGGTAGCAAAATAGACATGTCACAAAGTTTCACTTTAACAGGTAAGATTAATTTAGGTGATAAAAACGGTACAAAACTAGGTGGAGACGGAATTGGATTTGTTTTTCAACCTAATAATGTGAATGATATTGGTGATAATGGAGGCGCGCTTGGTATTGGTGGTTTGAAAAATGCCTTTGGCTTCAAATTTGATACTTGGTATAACAGTGACAAGACAACGACTTTTAACCCAGATCCATCTAGTTTTGCATCAAATAGTTCAAAAGTAATGGGTGCCTTTGTGACTACTGACCAAAATGGTAAAGCGACAACAGATGCTGATAGTGTAAAGTTTTTGCCTGGACCCACTAATAATACATTTAATGATGTAACTATTGATTACAATGGAGACACTAAAACAATGACTGTGAGTTATGTGGCAAGTGGAACAACGTATACCTTTACAAAAAACTTGTCTTCATTAATCCAACCTAATACAAATTATGCGCTTTCCATGTCTTCTTCTACTGGATTGGCAACCAATTTACAACAATTCCAAATTTCGCAATTTACATACACTGCCAAAGGTATTGTTAACGTAAAGTATGTTGATGAAAAAGGAAATACTATACCAGGTATGTCAGACGAAGAAAAATCAGGAGCTATTAATGAAAAAATTAATTTTAGTGATGCAATAGCTAAGGCGCAAAAGAATGGTTACCAATTAGTGTCATCTTCTTCGACTGTACCAAGTGCTTTTGATAGCGCTAGTAATTCTGCAACAGTAAGTACTAAAAACCAAACAGTCACTTATGTTTTTAAAGATATTTCTGCGCCATCAATAAGTAGTATTGACAATCAAACAAAAGAAGTGAATACAGCGATTACACCTGTTACCATTTCCACTTCAGATAATAGTGGGGGTACTGTTACTAACAGCGTAAGTGGTCTGCCAAAAGGTGTGACGTTTGATGCTACGACGAACACAATTAGTGGTACGCCAAGTACAGTTGGTAACTATACTGTAACTGTTAAATCAACGGATGCAACTGGGAATTCCGCAACAACAACATTTACGATCACGGTTAAAGACACAATCGCACCTGTAGTGACTAGTATTGGGAATCAAACAAAAGAAGTGAATACAGCGATTACACCTATTACTATTTCAACTTCAGATAATAGTAAAGGTAAAGTTACGAATGTGGTAGATGGTTTACCAGACGGGGTAACATTTGATTCATCAACGAATACAATTAGCGGTACACCTACTAATGTTGGGAATTCGACAGTAACTGTAACATCGACAGATCCAAGTGGTAATGCTACAAAAACAACGTTCACAATCACAGTGACAGATAACACTGCACCGACAGTAGAAGCTATTCCGAGTCAAACAAAAGAAGTGAATACGCCAATTGATTCAATTACAATCAAAGGTAAAGATAATAGTGGTAAAGCTGTGACAAATGAAGTGAGTGGTTTACCAAAAGGCGTAACGTTTGATTCAGCAACGAATACAATCAGTGGTAGTCCGAGTGAAATCGGAACATCTCAAGTGACAGTTACAACAAAAGATCCAAGTGGTAATACAACAAAAACAACATTCACAATCACAGTGACAGATAGCACGGCGCCAACAGTTGAAACTATTCCGAATCAAACAAAAGAAGTGAACACACCAATTGATGCAATTACAATCAAAGGTAAAGACAATAGCGGTAAACCCGTAACGAATGAAGTGAGTGGTTTACCAAAAGGTGTAACATTTGATCCATCAACAAACACAATTAGCGGTACACCAAGTGAACTTGGAGAGTATCCAGTTACAGTAACGACAAAAGATCCAAGTGGCAATACAACGAAAACAACATTCACAATCACAGTGCAAGATAAAACTGCACCGACGGTGGAAGCGATTGGCAGTCAAACCAAAGAAGTAAACACACCAATTGATACAATTACAATCAAAGGTCAAGATAATAGTGGCAAACCCGTAACGAATGAAGTGAGTGGCTTACCAAAAGGCGTAACATTTGACCCATCAACAAACACAATTAGCGGTACACCTACTAATGTTGGAACTTCGACAGTTACAGTAACGACAAAAGACCCAAGTGGCAATACGACGAAAACAATATTTACGATTACGGTTAAAGACACAATCGCACCAGTAGTAACTAGTATTGGTAATCAAACCAAAGAAGTGAATACAGCGATTACACCTATTACTATTTCAACTTCAGATAATAGTAAAGGTAAAGTTACGAATGTGGTAGATGGCTTACCAGAGGGTGTAACATTTGATTCATCAACGAATACAATTAGCGGTACACCTACTAATGTTGGGACTTCGACAGTCACTGTAACATCGACAGATCCAAGCGGTAATGCTACAAAAACAACGTTCACAATCACAGTGACAGATAACACTGCACCGACAGTAGAAGCTATTCCGAGTCAAACCAAAGAAGTAAATACGCCAATTGATACAATTACAATTAAAGGTCAAGATAATAGCGGTAAAGCTGTGACAAATGAAGTGAGTGGTTTACCAAAAGGTGTGACATTTGATCCATCAACAAACACAATTAGTGGTAGTCCAAGTGAAGTTGGAACATCTCAAGTGACAGTTACGACAAAAGATCCAAGTGGTAATACAACAAAAACAACATTCACAATCACAGTGACAGATAACACAGCACCGACAGTAGAAGCTATTCCGAGTCAAACCAAAGAAGTGAACACACCGATTAATACAATCACGATTAACGGTAAGGATAATAGTGGTAAAGCTGTGACAAATGAAGTGAGTGGCTTACCTAAAGGCGTAACATTTGATCCAACAACGAATACAATTAGTGGTAGTCCGAGTGAAATCGGAACATCTCAAGTGACAGTTACGACAAAAGATCCAAGTGGCAATACAACGAAAACGACATTCACAATTACAGTGACAGATAACACAGCACCGACGGTGGAAGCGATTGATAGTCAAACGAAAGAAGTTAATACACCAATTGATACGATTACAATTAAAGGTGAAGATAATAGTGGCAAACCCGTAACGAATGAAGTGAGCGGTTTACCAAAAGGTGTAACATTTGATCCATCAACAAACACAATCAGTGGTACACCAAGCGAAGTAGGAACAAATAAAGTAACGGTGATTACAACGGATGCGAATGGTAATCACACAGAAACAACATTCACGATTACGGTGACAGATAACACAGCACCGACGGTGGAAGCGATTGATAGTCAAACGAAAGAAGTTAATACACCGATTGATACGATTACAATTAAAGGTGAAGACAACAGTGGTAAAGCTGTGACAAATGAAGTAAGTGGCTTACCAAAAGGTGTGACATTTGATCCATCAACAAACACAATTAGCGGAACACCAAGCGAAGTTGGAAGATCTGAAGTTACGGTAACAACGAAAGATTCAAGCGGCAATACAACAAAAACAACGTTCACAATCACAGTGACAGATAACACAGCACCGACAGTAGAAGCTATTCCGAGTCAAACCAAAGAAGTGAACACACCAATTGATACGATTACAATTAAAGGTCAAGACAATAGTGGTAAACCAGTTAAAAATGAAGTGAAAGGTCTACCTGACGGTGTAACATTTGATT
This region includes:
- a CDS encoding MptD family putative ECF transporter S component codes for the protein MNKLSVKDLITVGIFTAIYLVVFFVTFMIGYIPFLIPFLGLICPIICGIPFILYVMKIDKFGMVTLTGTILGIAFTVMGSGLIMIPFGILCGLIGDLLMKSGNYKNWKSITWGYAIFSLWMMGFVVRMFIARDQYFKEIAKSYGQDYVDILESITPIWTLPVMFILTIIGGLIGAWLGKKMFGKHFKKAGLV
- a CDS encoding SDR family NAD(P)-dependent oxidoreductase, producing MVENSKLVLITGSSSGLGFELARLFAKDGYDVAMSGSSERIYDSAKEIEKLGVETYPFQADAATYEGVEDFWRFVENKNRRIDAAVLNVGISIGGAFLENDLAEELKLIDINISGMVHMAKRVSQHMAKNKSGDILIVSSLSATLPTPYETVYGPSKAFGFMFAEALREELKENNINVTAMLPGATNTDFHHNAGMDATYFGDENHKNDKQLVAEQGYEALKQRIDHVVCGDEATKKEAEENRRTAEDVKAARHAEKAKPQ
- a CDS encoding ABC transporter ATP-binding protein; its protein translation is MNTNEHWIKSLFEFGKDAKFKIILSVLLSIISVFSGLIPYWTVYKIILAIIKGNQEFNQVVLYISIAISAYIIQVVCFGSSTMLSHVTAYDILSNIRKQLAQKLMRLPLGVVESKKIGELKSIFVDKVETIELPLAHIIPEVIGNLLLSISIFVYIVIIDWRMACAMLITIPIAFFAFKKLMSGFNETYEEQMASNNYMNSSIVEYIEGIEVIKAFNQSQNSYKKYKDSVDAYKTHTLNWFKSTWGYMNLGASILPSTFLGVLPLGMYLISIDQLTYAEFFLCLVLSLGVVAPIKNFTNYVNQLKSIQYAIVEVRKVLSLKDLEISDQYKEPRHNEITFNDVRFSYTNDKDNLVFNHLSFTIPEKSFTAIVGASGSGKSTIAKLLSRYWDVTSGEIDIGGINIKDIEPKKLNELVGFVGQDNYLLNLTFKENIKLGNPEATDEAVEKAAELAQCHEFIEKLPHGYDTNVGSVGDKLSGGEKQRVTIARMILKDAPIIVLDEATAYVDPDNEQKIQAALNTLTHNKTVIVIAHRLSTITQANQIIVLGDQQIIEKGTHTKLLEKKGQYKKMWDVHIGTKDWGVSS
- a CDS encoding energy-coupling factor transporter transmembrane component T: MKVTADPLVDYRNIVAKLDPRTKIALTITISTILISSGSSQSILRICLSLFSLSLLLSIHKISLFIKCTITFLVLILIQNFVVPYSEGMFKFVLLAFVGIFMNMFPGFIVGYYTLFSTKISEFIAAMEKMKLPRNIIIPISVIFRFFPTIAEEYRNINYAMKMRGITFSNNFLKMIEYRMIPLIISVVQIGNDLSFTAMTRGVDSPYKRTNICVVRFKMLDIFLLIVLIMLWIIYFKEKLFND
- a CDS encoding ABC transporter ATP-binding protein, with amino-acid sequence MIKFDDVTFNYASSRETAIKNVSLQIKQGELVVLCGKSGSGKSTITKLINGLIPKVQNGEISGHVYIDGQNISEIEMYQLSQMVGSVFQNPKTQFYNVDTTSELAFNMENQGIDKEVIIEKIKTVMNRFKIEHLLNRNIFELSGGEKQIIACASVLISNPEVIVLDEPSSNLDMFSIKKLKEMICYLKKHGKTIVLIEHRMDYIINYADSIYYMDNGEIHTRYYADEFKALNCHKLESMGVRHDKQTQFICEPKSESDVMVMHDFTYAYDKFSKDKQLEMNSVTIPRREVVAIIGDNGSGKSTFAKCLCGLPKHFNGHVTYDNRRLKKKQLLKYSYMVFQDVNTQLFTENLNQELQLLDVQVTESQVDDLLGNVNLLNKKYEHPLSLSGGEKQRIAIATAILSDKEIIIFDEPTSGLDLYHMKKIAEMIKDLHDQGKQIFIITHDKSLILEICTYVLHFADGRIVNQFALNHQGMEQLNDYFDV
- a CDS encoding ABC transporter ATP-binding protein is translated as MFHITFKILKWAIPYRTRMILGFVMSFVNSIFIALPIFLAAQVFNRVLSNKQIAMYEVMAVLGIMILLVLARFVTAYMKNRLQESIAYEMSAKERLNIGDKLKDVRLGYFEDNQTNELATVVTTDLTFLENYAMKMVDIVVNGYILITVLLLSLLVVSWEVSLLVLIGIVLSLASIHLLEKKSHQNAPQYHYVQNQLVEKVLEVVRGIQVIKSFSKENASLQSFNKAVDESKRINSKIELQYIPYNLLHLLSLKVISIVIVLVACLLYMNQSIDLSTLIMISIFSFVIFESVENVNSAAHVLEMIDMTLNDIEEINKAPILDEKGKNIEINHYDIEFENVSFSYGDKQVIKDVNFKVGSHTSTAIIGPSGSGKSTLCNLLLRFYDVDEGAIRLGGIDIRNMTLSTLMSQISAVFQKVYLFNDTIENNILYGKPNASKEEVVAAAKQACCHDFIMSLPDGYQTMVNEKGNNLSGGEKQRISIARAILKDAPIIILDEATASIDPENEHLIQSAIDELSKGKTVITIAHKIGTIKNANEIIVLNEGEITQKGVHNTLINESGIYQNFIKTKTQSEGWRL